A genomic region of Saccopteryx bilineata isolate mSacBil1 chromosome 1, mSacBil1_pri_phased_curated, whole genome shotgun sequence contains the following coding sequences:
- the PDE2A gene encoding cGMP-dependent 3',5'-cyclic phosphodiesterase isoform X1: protein MGQACGHSILCRSQQYPAARPAEPRGQQVFLKPDEPPPPPPCADRLQDALLSLGSVIDVAGLHRAVKEALSAVLPKVETVYTYLLDRESRLLCEDPPHELPQEGKVREAVISQKWLSCNGLGPSDLPGKPLAKLATPLAPGTQVLVIPLVDKEAGAVAAVILVHCGQLNDSEKQSLQAVEKHTLVALRRVQALQRRGLGEAPEEVQNPPAGTLEDQKGGAVYADQDRKILQLCGKLYDLDASSLQLKVLQYLQQETQASRCCLLLVSEDNLQLSCTVIGDKVLEEEISFSLTMGRLGQVVGDKESIQLKDLTLEDVQQLQNMLGCELQAMLCVPVISRATDQVVALACAFNKLGGNLFTDQDRLVIQHCFHYTSTVLTSTLAFQKEQKLKCECQALLQVAKNLFTHLDDVSVLLQEIITEARNLSNAEICSVFLLDQNELVAKVFDGGVVEDESYEIRIPANQGIAGHVATTGQILNIPDAYAHPLFYRGVDDSTGFRTRNILCFPIKNENQEVIGVAELVNKINGPWFSKFDEDLATAFSIYCGISIAHSLLYKKVNEAQYRSHLANEMMMYHMKVSDDEYTKLLRDGIQPVAYIDSNFASFTYTPRSLPEDDTSMAILSMLQDMNFINNYKIDRPTLARFCLMVKKGYRDPPYHNWMHAFSVSHFCYLLYKNLELTNYLEDIEIFALFVSCMCHDLDHRGTNNSFQVASKSVLAALYSSEGSVMERHHFAQAIAILNTHGCNIFDHFSRKDYQRMLDLMRDIILATDLAHHLRIFKDLQKMAEVGYDRTNKQHHSLLLCLLMTSCDLSDQTKGWKTTKKIAELIYKEFFSQGDLEKAMGNRPMEMMDREKAYIPELQISFMEHIAMPIYKLLQDLFPKAAELYERVASNREHWTKVSHKFTIRGLPSNNSLDFLDEEYEVPELDGTGGPVNGCCSLDAE, encoded by the exons GATGCTTTGCTGAGCCTGGGCTCTGTCATCGACGTTGCAGGCTTGCACCGGGCTGTCAAGGAGGCCCTCTCAGCTGTGCTCCCCAAAGTG GAGACTGTTTATACCTACTTGCTGGACAGAGAGTCCCGGCTGCTGTGTGAGGACCCTCCCCACGAGTTGCCTCAGGAGGGGAAAGTCCG AGAGGCTGTGATCTCCCAGAAGTGGTTGAGCTGCAATGGACTGGGACCCTCAGACCTGCCCGGAAAGCCTTTGGCCAAGCTAGCGACCCCACTGGCTCCTGGCACCCAAG TGCTGGTCATACCGCTGGTGGACAAGGAGGCTGGGGCTGTGGCAGCTGTCATCTTG GTGCACTGTGGCCAGCTGAATGATAGTGAAAAGCAGAGCCTTCAAGCTGTGGAAAAGCAT ACCCTGGTGGCCCTGCGAAGGGTGCAGGCTCTGCAGCGGCGCGGGCTCGGCGAGGCCCCGGAAGAGGTCCAGAATCCCCCGGCCGGGACGTTGGAAGACCAGAAGGGCGGGGCTGTGTATGCAGACCAGGACCGAAAGATCCTGCAACTGTGCG GAAAACTCTACGACCTGGACGCCTCTTCCCTGCAGCTCAAAGTCCTCCAATAC CTGCAGCAGGAGACGCAGGCATCCCGCTGCTGCCTCCTGCTGGTGTCCGAGGACAATCTCCAGCTCTCCTGCACG gtcATTGGAGATAAAGTGCTGGAGGAAGAGATCAGCTTTTCG TTGACAATGGGACGCCTGGGCCAGGTGGTGGGAGACAAGGAGTCTATCCAGCTGAAAGATCTCACCTTG GAGGATGTACAACAGTTGCAAAACATGTTGGGCTGTGAGCTGCAGGCCATGCTCTGTGTCCCTGTCATCAGCCGGGCCACAGACCAAGTGGTGGCTTTGGCCTGTGCCTTCAACAAGCTCGGAGGAAACTT GTTCACGGACCAGGACAGGCTCGTGATCCAGCACTGCTTTCACTACACCAGCACGGTGCTCACCAGCACCCTGGCCTTCCAGAAGGAGCAGAAGCTCAAGTGTGAGTGCCAG GCTCTCCTCCAAGTGGCAAAGAACCTCTTCACTCACCTGG ACGACGTCTCGGTCCTGCTCCAGGAGATCATCACGGAGGCCAGAAACCTCAGTAATGCTGAGAT CTGCTCCGTGTTCCTGCTGGACCAGAATGAGCTGGTGGCCAAGGTGTTCGATGGGGGCGTGGTGGAGGACGAG AGCTATGAGATCCGCATCCCGGCCAACCAGGGGATAGCCGGCCATGTGGCGACTACGGGTCAGATCCTGAACATCCCGGATGCCTACGCACACCCGCTTTTCTACCGCGGCGTGGACGACAGCACCGGGTTCCGCACGCGTAACATCCTCTGCTTCCCCATCAAGAATGAGAACCAGG AGGTCATCGGTGTGGCGGAGCTGGTAAACAAGATCAACGGACCATGGTTCAGCAAGTTTGATGAAGACCTGGCCACGGCCTTCTCCATCTACTGCGGCATCAGCATTGCCCAT TCCCTCCTTTACAAGAAAGTGAATGAGGCGCAGTATCGCAGCCACCTTGCCAATGAGATGATGATGTACCACATGAAG GTCTCTGATGATGAATACACCAAACTTCTCCGTGATGGGATCCAGCCCGTGGCTTACATTGACTCTAACTTCGCCAGTTTTACCTACACTCCTCGCTCTCTTCCTGAAGATGACACTTCCATG GCCATCCTGAGCATGCTGCAGGACATGAATTTCATCAACAACTACAAAATTGACCGCCCGACACTGGCCCG gttCTGTTTGATGGTGAAAAAGGGCTATCGGGATCCTCCCTACCACAACTGGATGCAcgccttctctgtctctcacttctgcTACCTGCTCTACAAGAACCTGGAGCTCACCAACTACCTCGA GGACATCGAGATCTTTGCCTTGTTTGTTTCCTGCATGTGTCATGACCTAGACCACAGAGGCACAAACAACTCCTTCCAGGTGGCCTCG AAATCTGTGCTGGCTGCACTCTACAGCTCTGAGGGCTCTGTCATGGAG AGGCACCACTTCGCTCAAGCCAtcgccatcctcaacacccatgGTTGCAACATCTTCGACCACTTCTCCCGGAAG GACTATCAGCGCATGCTGGACCTGATGCGGGACATCATCTTGGCCACAGACCTGGCCCACCACCTGCGCATCTTCAAGGACCTCCAGAAGATGGCTGAAG TGGGCTATGATCGAACCAATAAGCAGCACCACagcctccttctctgcctccttaTGACCTCTTGTGACCTCTCTGACCAGACCAAGGGCTGGAAGACCACAAAGAAGATTGCA GAGCTGATCTACAAAGAGTTCTTCTCCCAGGGAGACTTG GAGAAGGCCATGGGCAACAGGCCAATGGAGATGATGGACCGCGAGAAGGCCTACATCCCCGAGCTGCAGATCAGCTTCATGGAGCACATCGCAATGCCCATCTACAA GCTGCTACAGGACCTGTTCCCCAAAGCAGCGGAGCTGTATGAGCGCGTGGCCTCTAACCGTGAGCACTGGACCAAGGTGTCCCACAAGTTCACCATCCGCGGCCTCCCGAGCAACAACTCACTGGACTTCCTGGACGAGGAGTACGAGGTGCCTGAGCTGGACGGCACCGGGGGCCCTGTCAACGGCTGTTGCAGCCTTGACGCGGAGTGA
- the PDE2A gene encoding cGMP-dependent 3',5'-cyclic phosphodiesterase isoform X2, translating into MRRQAAANRDLLAQEPVPPGSRDARLEDALLSLGSVIDVAGLHRAVKEALSAVLPKVETVYTYLLDRESRLLCEDPPHELPQEGKVREAVISQKWLSCNGLGPSDLPGKPLAKLATPLAPGTQVLVIPLVDKEAGAVAAVILVHCGQLNDSEKQSLQAVEKHTLVALRRVQALQRRGLGEAPEEVQNPPAGTLEDQKGGAVYADQDRKILQLCGKLYDLDASSLQLKVLQYLQQETQASRCCLLLVSEDNLQLSCTVIGDKVLEEEISFSLTMGRLGQVVGDKESIQLKDLTLEDVQQLQNMLGCELQAMLCVPVISRATDQVVALACAFNKLGGNLFTDQDRLVIQHCFHYTSTVLTSTLAFQKEQKLKCECQALLQVAKNLFTHLDDVSVLLQEIITEARNLSNAEICSVFLLDQNELVAKVFDGGVVEDESYEIRIPANQGIAGHVATTGQILNIPDAYAHPLFYRGVDDSTGFRTRNILCFPIKNENQEVIGVAELVNKINGPWFSKFDEDLATAFSIYCGISIAHSLLYKKVNEAQYRSHLANEMMMYHMKVSDDEYTKLLRDGIQPVAYIDSNFASFTYTPRSLPEDDTSMAILSMLQDMNFINNYKIDRPTLARFCLMVKKGYRDPPYHNWMHAFSVSHFCYLLYKNLELTNYLEDIEIFALFVSCMCHDLDHRGTNNSFQVASKSVLAALYSSEGSVMERHHFAQAIAILNTHGCNIFDHFSRKDYQRMLDLMRDIILATDLAHHLRIFKDLQKMAEVGYDRTNKQHHSLLLCLLMTSCDLSDQTKGWKTTKKIAELIYKEFFSQGDLEKAMGNRPMEMMDREKAYIPELQISFMEHIAMPIYKLLQDLFPKAAELYERVASNREHWTKVSHKFTIRGLPSNNSLDFLDEEYEVPELDGTGGPVNGCCSLDAE; encoded by the exons GATGCTTTGCTGAGCCTGGGCTCTGTCATCGACGTTGCAGGCTTGCACCGGGCTGTCAAGGAGGCCCTCTCAGCTGTGCTCCCCAAAGTG GAGACTGTTTATACCTACTTGCTGGACAGAGAGTCCCGGCTGCTGTGTGAGGACCCTCCCCACGAGTTGCCTCAGGAGGGGAAAGTCCG AGAGGCTGTGATCTCCCAGAAGTGGTTGAGCTGCAATGGACTGGGACCCTCAGACCTGCCCGGAAAGCCTTTGGCCAAGCTAGCGACCCCACTGGCTCCTGGCACCCAAG TGCTGGTCATACCGCTGGTGGACAAGGAGGCTGGGGCTGTGGCAGCTGTCATCTTG GTGCACTGTGGCCAGCTGAATGATAGTGAAAAGCAGAGCCTTCAAGCTGTGGAAAAGCAT ACCCTGGTGGCCCTGCGAAGGGTGCAGGCTCTGCAGCGGCGCGGGCTCGGCGAGGCCCCGGAAGAGGTCCAGAATCCCCCGGCCGGGACGTTGGAAGACCAGAAGGGCGGGGCTGTGTATGCAGACCAGGACCGAAAGATCCTGCAACTGTGCG GAAAACTCTACGACCTGGACGCCTCTTCCCTGCAGCTCAAAGTCCTCCAATAC CTGCAGCAGGAGACGCAGGCATCCCGCTGCTGCCTCCTGCTGGTGTCCGAGGACAATCTCCAGCTCTCCTGCACG gtcATTGGAGATAAAGTGCTGGAGGAAGAGATCAGCTTTTCG TTGACAATGGGACGCCTGGGCCAGGTGGTGGGAGACAAGGAGTCTATCCAGCTGAAAGATCTCACCTTG GAGGATGTACAACAGTTGCAAAACATGTTGGGCTGTGAGCTGCAGGCCATGCTCTGTGTCCCTGTCATCAGCCGGGCCACAGACCAAGTGGTGGCTTTGGCCTGTGCCTTCAACAAGCTCGGAGGAAACTT GTTCACGGACCAGGACAGGCTCGTGATCCAGCACTGCTTTCACTACACCAGCACGGTGCTCACCAGCACCCTGGCCTTCCAGAAGGAGCAGAAGCTCAAGTGTGAGTGCCAG GCTCTCCTCCAAGTGGCAAAGAACCTCTTCACTCACCTGG ACGACGTCTCGGTCCTGCTCCAGGAGATCATCACGGAGGCCAGAAACCTCAGTAATGCTGAGAT CTGCTCCGTGTTCCTGCTGGACCAGAATGAGCTGGTGGCCAAGGTGTTCGATGGGGGCGTGGTGGAGGACGAG AGCTATGAGATCCGCATCCCGGCCAACCAGGGGATAGCCGGCCATGTGGCGACTACGGGTCAGATCCTGAACATCCCGGATGCCTACGCACACCCGCTTTTCTACCGCGGCGTGGACGACAGCACCGGGTTCCGCACGCGTAACATCCTCTGCTTCCCCATCAAGAATGAGAACCAGG AGGTCATCGGTGTGGCGGAGCTGGTAAACAAGATCAACGGACCATGGTTCAGCAAGTTTGATGAAGACCTGGCCACGGCCTTCTCCATCTACTGCGGCATCAGCATTGCCCAT TCCCTCCTTTACAAGAAAGTGAATGAGGCGCAGTATCGCAGCCACCTTGCCAATGAGATGATGATGTACCACATGAAG GTCTCTGATGATGAATACACCAAACTTCTCCGTGATGGGATCCAGCCCGTGGCTTACATTGACTCTAACTTCGCCAGTTTTACCTACACTCCTCGCTCTCTTCCTGAAGATGACACTTCCATG GCCATCCTGAGCATGCTGCAGGACATGAATTTCATCAACAACTACAAAATTGACCGCCCGACACTGGCCCG gttCTGTTTGATGGTGAAAAAGGGCTATCGGGATCCTCCCTACCACAACTGGATGCAcgccttctctgtctctcacttctgcTACCTGCTCTACAAGAACCTGGAGCTCACCAACTACCTCGA GGACATCGAGATCTTTGCCTTGTTTGTTTCCTGCATGTGTCATGACCTAGACCACAGAGGCACAAACAACTCCTTCCAGGTGGCCTCG AAATCTGTGCTGGCTGCACTCTACAGCTCTGAGGGCTCTGTCATGGAG AGGCACCACTTCGCTCAAGCCAtcgccatcctcaacacccatgGTTGCAACATCTTCGACCACTTCTCCCGGAAG GACTATCAGCGCATGCTGGACCTGATGCGGGACATCATCTTGGCCACAGACCTGGCCCACCACCTGCGCATCTTCAAGGACCTCCAGAAGATGGCTGAAG TGGGCTATGATCGAACCAATAAGCAGCACCACagcctccttctctgcctccttaTGACCTCTTGTGACCTCTCTGACCAGACCAAGGGCTGGAAGACCACAAAGAAGATTGCA GAGCTGATCTACAAAGAGTTCTTCTCCCAGGGAGACTTG GAGAAGGCCATGGGCAACAGGCCAATGGAGATGATGGACCGCGAGAAGGCCTACATCCCCGAGCTGCAGATCAGCTTCATGGAGCACATCGCAATGCCCATCTACAA GCTGCTACAGGACCTGTTCCCCAAAGCAGCGGAGCTGTATGAGCGCGTGGCCTCTAACCGTGAGCACTGGACCAAGGTGTCCCACAAGTTCACCATCCGCGGCCTCCCGAGCAACAACTCACTGGACTTCCTGGACGAGGAGTACGAGGTGCCTGAGCTGGACGGCACCGGGGGCCCTGTCAACGGCTGTTGCAGCCTTGACGCGGAGTGA